One genomic region from Candidatus Chlorobium masyuteum encodes:
- a CDS encoding aminodeoxychorismate/anthranilate synthase component II, giving the protein MILVVDNYDSFTYNLVQYIGESGETVEVYRNDELSVEEIIARSPAKIVISPGPGTPDDAGVSVPLIHEVKGRIPLLGVCLGHQSIGAALGGKVVRAASIMHGKTSLVYHDNRGIFAGVDNPFVATRYHSLIVERETLPATLAIRAWTEDGVIMGMDSEEFLLYGVQFHPESIMTAEGKKIIRNFLEL; this is encoded by the coding sequence ATGATTCTTGTTGTTGACAACTATGATTCATTTACCTATAACCTTGTTCAGTATATCGGAGAGTCCGGTGAAACGGTTGAGGTCTATCGCAATGATGAGCTCTCTGTCGAGGAAATTATAGCAAGATCTCCGGCCAAAATTGTGATCTCTCCCGGACCGGGCACTCCTGATGACGCCGGCGTTTCAGTGCCTCTGATTCACGAAGTGAAGGGTCGCATTCCTCTCCTCGGAGTATGCCTCGGTCACCAGTCAATCGGTGCAGCGCTTGGCGGAAAGGTGGTGCGTGCTGCCAGTATCATGCATGGCAAGACCTCTCTGGTCTATCATGACAACCGGGGGATTTTTGCCGGGGTTGACAATCCTTTCGTTGCTACCAGGTACCACTCGCTTATTGTTGAACGGGAGACTCTTCCTGCTACCCTTGCCATCCGGGCCTGGACGGAGGACGGGGTTATTATGGGAATGGATTCGGAGGAGTTTCTCCTCTATGGTGTCCAGTTTCACCCCGAATCGATCATGACTGCCGAAGGGAAAAAGATCATCAGAAATTTTCTTGAACTGTAG
- a CDS encoding LOG family protein — protein sequence MAGAPGSSEDEGKKRGLSVSKRPGFTRESDFMVDGWRVFKIMAEFVSGFETMSDAGPAVTVFGSTRVAEGSPEYLLAEKLGTLLAAEGFAVITGGGPGVMEAANRGAQSAGGVSIGFNIKLPNQQNPNRYIDQDKLVSFQYFFVRKVMFLKYAQAFIALPGGFGTLDEVSEAITLIQTGKSERFPVILMGKSYWDGFYRWIKETMLQEKGYISEEDLGFIYLEESPEAVVEIIKGFYPDGYALNF from the coding sequence ATGGCAGGTGCACCAGGTTCTTCAGAGGATGAAGGAAAAAAACGCGGGCTCTCTGTATCGAAACGTCCGGGGTTTACCCGTGAAAGTGATTTCATGGTTGACGGCTGGCGGGTCTTCAAAATTATGGCGGAATTTGTCAGCGGTTTTGAGACGATGTCCGATGCCGGTCCGGCTGTAACTGTTTTCGGCTCTACGAGAGTGGCTGAAGGCAGCCCTGAGTACCTCCTGGCCGAGAAGCTCGGAACACTGCTTGCCGCCGAAGGGTTTGCGGTGATTACCGGCGGAGGACCGGGGGTTATGGAGGCCGCAAACAGGGGCGCGCAGAGTGCCGGAGGTGTATCTATCGGTTTCAATATCAAGCTCCCCAACCAGCAGAATCCCAACCGCTATATCGATCAGGATAAACTGGTCAGCTTTCAATATTTTTTTGTCCGGAAAGTGATGTTTCTGAAATATGCGCAGGCGTTCATAGCCCTGCCCGGTGGTTTTGGAACGCTCGATGAAGTATCTGAAGCCATAACACTGATTCAGACCGGCAAAAGCGAACGGTTTCCGGTCATTCTGATGGGGAAGAGCTACTGGGATGGTTTTTACCGCTGGATCAAGGAGACCATGCTGCAGGAGAAGGGCTATATAAGCGAAGAGGATCTTGGATTTATCTATCTTGAAGAGAGTCCGGAAGCGGTGGTGGAGATCATCAAAGGGTTTTATCCTGATGGGTATGCGCTTAATTTTTAG
- a CDS encoding heme-binding domain-containing protein, whose translation MNDSIKTIASWTVLLLMIIQFIPLRRINPPVHSDLQAPSAIKNSLKKGCYDCHSNETTWPALAYIAPASWLISGSVNSGRNVLNFSLWNNNKIEETGRLKRKIISVLSNGRNHQNLYYSLKPEKALSTKESLAVVSWLDSSY comes from the coding sequence ATGAATGACTCCATAAAAACCATCGCCAGCTGGACTGTTCTTTTGCTCATGATAATACAATTCATACCGTTACGACGCATCAACCCTCCTGTACACAGCGATCTTCAGGCTCCATCCGCAATAAAAAACTCTCTGAAAAAGGGCTGTTATGACTGCCACTCCAACGAAACCACGTGGCCGGCTCTTGCCTATATCGCACCAGCCTCCTGGCTTATATCCGGCAGCGTCAACTCCGGACGCAATGTTCTGAATTTTTCACTCTGGAACAATAATAAAATTGAAGAAACCGGCAGGCTGAAAAGAAAAATTATCAGTGTCCTCTCAAATGGCCGGAATCATCAAAACCTCTACTACTCCCTGAAACCGGAAAAAGCATTAAGCACGAAAGAGAGCCTTGCCGTGGTGAGCTGGCTTGACTCATCGTACTGA
- a CDS encoding transcriptional regulator: MIFPCEKAVWYHLPQIRADLAIELVKSGMTQSQAAKKLGVTPAAVSQYIHKKRGQQSQKSRPYRQEIKAAVNRICEEAANEELQVMVCKCCHILQKEDQTEV; this comes from the coding sequence GTGATATTTCCCTGTGAAAAAGCTGTCTGGTACCATCTTCCGCAGATCAGGGCCGACCTTGCCATTGAGCTGGTGAAAAGCGGCATGACCCAGTCCCAGGCGGCCAAAAAACTTGGCGTGACTCCTGCTGCTGTTTCTCAGTATATCCATAAAAAACGGGGGCAGCAATCACAAAAAAGCAGGCCCTACCGTCAGGAGATCAAGGCTGCAGTGAACAGAATCTGTGAAGAGGCCGCCAATGAAGAGCTTCAGGTCATGGTTTGCAAATGCTGTCACATCCTGCAGAAAGAGGATCAGACGGAGGTGTGA